In Nocardia sp. NBC_00403, the DNA window CGCTGGCCTCGGACGCAACCGTGCTCGCCGCGATCGACGCGGTGTACGTGGTCGACCAGGGCACCGATCTGGTGGAGAACCGTCCGGTGTTCCAGAACACCCTGCCGGTCTTCGGCGACAAACTGCGCTACATCCGGCAGCCCAATCTCGGCGGTGCGGGTGGCTTCACCCGTGGCCTCTACGAGGTGTCCGCGGTGAACGAGCACGCCGATGTGATCCTGATGGACGACGACATCCTGTGCGAGCCGGAAACGGTGCTGCGGCTCAATGCCTTCGCCAATATGACAGTGGAGCCGACGCTGGTCGGTGCCCAGATGCTGTTTCTGCTGAACCCCGACTACCTCAATGTCGGCGCCGAAGAGGTGCACCTGCACGAGCTCAAGCACGGGCAGAAGGTGCCGAAGGCATTGCGCAACACCAGCATGCTCAAGCGCAACCAGGAGCGGCGCGTCGATGCGGGCTACAACGCCTGGTGGACCTGCCTCATCCCGGCGGAGGTCGTGGCCAAGATCGGTCTGCCGATCCCGATCTTCTTCCAGTGGGACGACGTCGAATACGGCGTTCGGGCCCGCGAGAACGGGTTCGTGACGGTCACCCTGCCGAATGCCGCGGTGTGGCACGCCGACTTCTATTGGAAGGACTACGACGACTGGGCGCGTTACTTCAGCACCCGTAACTCGCTCGTCGTCGGTTCGCTGCACGCCGATCTCGACGCGAAGGCCATCAGCCGCCAGCTGTTCCGCAGCCTGGCCGAACATCTGGTTGCCATGCAATACGGTCTGGTGCACACCACCCTGCAGGGCATCGAGGACTTCCTCGAGGGCCCGAAGGTGTTGCGCGACGGCGGAATCGAGGCGCTGGCCGCCGCCCGCGCCGCCCGCGGCGACTATCCGGAGACGGCCAAACACGCGGCCGCGACCCCACCGGTGCGCTCCGGGGATATCCAGCTGCGCAGGGCGGGCGGCGAACCGAGCCGCGTGACTGCTGTGCTGATCAAGCGCGCCATCGGCCAGTGGACCGGCCGTACCCAGCACGGCTTGATCGGCATCACCCGCGAGGACGCGCACTGGTGGCACGTCGCACTGTTCGACCATGTCGTCGTCACCGATGCCTCCCAGTCCGGCGTCCGAATCCGCCGTCGCGACAAGGCAAGGGCCCGCGCTCTGCTGCTGCGCACCCTGCGCACCCTGCGCCGCCTGCGCCGTGAACTGCCCGCCTTGCAGCAGCAGTACCGCGCCGCGGTCCCGGAGCTCACCAGCCGCGCGAACTGGGAACGCCTCTACGGCATCGAGTCCGAGTAGGTCGCCGTACAACGAGTGACGAGCCGTACCCGCCATCGCGGGTGCGGCTCGTCCGGTTCACCGGGGCGCGTCGGCGCAGTCGCC includes these proteins:
- a CDS encoding glycosyltransferase: MDQSATQAVTETNDRPSAAEAPASLRADHRAPDRLLLQRGIFTGPSAKVSDELYAVVKGRAHRERLALRLEKGATAHTNTYFGRFAASYWQRWTTVTEVRATMVLDVAAKARVRVVASDIAGHRRIIETAEITAAGPLTLTAPLDQYVDGGALWLEFDAIGGDLGITELTWTSVAPDHVRPVAIAICTFNRAADCAETVAALASDATVLAAIDAVYVVDQGTDLVENRPVFQNTLPVFGDKLRYIRQPNLGGAGGFTRGLYEVSAVNEHADVILMDDDILCEPETVLRLNAFANMTVEPTLVGAQMLFLLNPDYLNVGAEEVHLHELKHGQKVPKALRNTSMLKRNQERRVDAGYNAWWTCLIPAEVVAKIGLPIPIFFQWDDVEYGVRARENGFVTVTLPNAAVWHADFYWKDYDDWARYFSTRNSLVVGSLHADLDAKAISRQLFRSLAEHLVAMQYGLVHTTLQGIEDFLEGPKVLRDGGIEALAAARAARGDYPETAKHAAATPPVRSGDIQLRRAGGEPSRVTAVLIKRAIGQWTGRTQHGLIGITREDAHWWHVALFDHVVVTDASQSGVRIRRRDKARARALLLRTLRTLRRLRRELPALQQQYRAAVPELTSRANWERLYGIESE